A window of Mucilaginibacter paludis DSM 18603 contains these coding sequences:
- a CDS encoding gliding motility-associated lipoprotein, which produces MKFYYFIVFAFLGMGLVGCQSSHRGEVVGVYQRVFRSEVPLGMAYIPAGSFLMGPVDHDITFAQIGDNKQVTIPAFYMDEMELSNAKYKQFVNWVRDSIAITTYLNDDKYYMHPKNATTNNSGGKKYIDWDYVAKNSPWRGKKGQSSNASKLEGMYYQGDDKVFDRNELDVRLLKYNYAIMVLRDAANNTNKAKKRSDFILRDSLPIYPDTLVWLRNFSYSANEPYAQGYFSHPAYQNYPVVGVTWRQARAFTVWRTHLNEGAANDSRHLAQLRLPFDLPSEAEFEYAARGGRIGTNYPWGGPYIKNAKGCLLANFKPGRGNYTDDGGAITVKVNAYMPNDYGLYNMAGNVAEWTSSSYDEASSSFVNDLSPSFTYNAKASDPEVKKRKVVRGGSFKDIGYFLQNSTRSYEYQDTAKAYIGFRCVTRFIGRDIKDRH; this is translated from the coding sequence ATGAAATTCTACTATTTCATAGTGTTTGCTTTTTTGGGAATGGGTTTAGTTGGTTGCCAAAGCAGTCATCGGGGTGAAGTGGTTGGTGTATACCAACGTGTTTTTCGATCGGAGGTGCCGCTGGGCATGGCTTATATTCCCGCAGGTAGTTTTTTAATGGGCCCTGTAGATCACGACATTACATTTGCCCAAATAGGCGATAACAAACAGGTAACTATCCCTGCGTTTTACATGGACGAGATGGAACTGTCCAACGCCAAATATAAGCAGTTTGTAAATTGGGTTCGTGACTCTATAGCCATTACCACTTACCTGAATGATGATAAATACTATATGCATCCCAAGAATGCAACTACCAACAATTCTGGTGGAAAGAAATATATCGATTGGGATTACGTTGCGAAAAACTCTCCTTGGCGGGGCAAGAAAGGCCAGAGCAGCAACGCAAGTAAGCTGGAGGGTATGTATTACCAGGGTGATGATAAAGTATTTGACCGGAATGAATTGGATGTAAGGTTGTTGAAATATAACTACGCCATTATGGTGCTGCGCGACGCGGCTAACAATACCAATAAAGCAAAAAAGCGTTCTGATTTTATCCTTCGTGATAGCCTTCCTATTTATCCCGATACCTTAGTTTGGTTGCGTAACTTTTCTTATTCGGCTAATGAGCCCTATGCGCAGGGCTATTTTTCGCATCCGGCTTATCAGAATTATCCAGTTGTGGGAGTTACCTGGCGCCAGGCGCGGGCTTTTACCGTTTGGCGTACACATTTAAATGAAGGTGCAGCCAACGATTCAAGGCACCTTGCTCAATTGAGATTACCATTCGATTTGCCCTCAGAGGCCGAGTTTGAATATGCAGCCCGCGGTGGCCGGATAGGAACAAACTATCCTTGGGGAGGCCCGTATATTAAAAATGCCAAGGGCTGTTTGCTGGCTAATTTTAAACCGGGCCGCGGTAACTATACTGATGACGGAGGAGCTATTACAGTAAAAGTAAACGCTTATATGCCTAACGACTACGGCTTATACAATATGGCGGGCAATGTTGCTGAGTGGACTTCATCATCGTACGATGAAGCATCCTCTTCCTTTGTAAACGATCTCAGCCCATCATTTACCTATAATGCCAAGGCGAGCGATCCGGAGGTTAAAAAAAGAAAAGTTGTACGAGGTGGATCATTTAAGGATATCGGTTATTTTTTGCAAAATTCAACCCGCTCTTATGAATATCAGGACACAGCCAAGGCCTATATTGGCTTCCGCTGTGTTACCCGCTTTATAGGGCGCGACATTAAAGACAGGCACTAA
- the porL gene encoding type IX secretion system motor protein PorL/GldL codes for MAGKQKLKIGINNIVSWGATVVIIGLLFKIQHWEGATWFITIGLGMEAFLFALLGFQNEPTEVDWTLVYPELREGAEPKAVVAPTKSGLSTAVSLDKMITDAKIGPELISSLGEGLKTFSDKVSTISKVTDAGTATQEFTTKIKAASASYDNLSTAFSKASAGLIELGNSNVDSKAYHDQVTSLAKNLSALNAVYELELQDSSTHLKSMNKFYQNLSATMQNFNESMDDSKKFKEEIGRLSKNLASLNAVYGNMLTAMNQPVVK; via the coding sequence ATGGCTGGCAAACAGAAATTAAAAATCGGGATTAACAACATCGTATCCTGGGGAGCAACAGTGGTAATCATCGGTTTATTATTTAAAATTCAACACTGGGAAGGCGCTACTTGGTTTATTACTATCGGACTTGGTATGGAAGCGTTCTTATTTGCTTTACTTGGTTTTCAAAACGAGCCAACAGAAGTTGATTGGACCCTGGTATACCCCGAATTGCGTGAAGGAGCAGAGCCAAAGGCTGTAGTTGCACCAACTAAATCGGGATTATCTACAGCTGTTAGTTTGGACAAAATGATAACTGACGCTAAAATTGGTCCGGAATTGATCAGCAGCCTGGGCGAAGGTTTAAAAACTTTTAGTGACAAAGTAAGCACTATTTCAAAAGTTACCGATGCTGGTACTGCCACTCAAGAATTTACAACAAAAATCAAAGCTGCAAGTGCAAGCTATGATAACTTAAGTACTGCATTCAGCAAGGCATCTGCAGGTTTAATTGAATTGGGAAATTCAAATGTTGATTCAAAAGCTTATCATGATCAGGTAACATCGCTGGCTAAAAATTTATCTGCTTTAAATGCCGTATACGAACTTGAGTTACAAGATTCAAGCACGCACTTAAAATCGATGAATAAATTTTACCAGAATTTATCTGCAACCATGCAGAACTTTAACGAGTCGATGGATGATTCCAAGAAATTTAAAGAAGAGATTGGCCGTTTGTCAAAAAATCTTGCTTCTTTAAACGCAGTTTATGGCAATATGCTAACTGCAATGAACCAACCGGTTGTTAAATAG
- the porM gene encoding type IX secretion system motor protein PorM/GldM, producing MAGGKQTPRQRMINILYLVLLGLIALNVPDSLLDAFKKIGDSLATSTSNVQSGINNTYSAFEKTHLKDEPVKAQPLYNKSKEASELASKLNTKIEELKKTLIEKSGGMDENTGDYRGRDNMDVTPHIMIDQKKATELRKDINDTREKLIALLDPKDRNGINVSLTAEDPIPAKNAEKKSWEQAYFGEGIPMGAAMTSLIKIQSDAKNAESEVIKKILSKFDQAVVNLDKFAAVAVAPSSYVVVGQPYTAQVFLTASDSHSNPDISVNGSKLPTKEGQGTYVGGSGKEGVYTWKGVIRVKQTDGTMKTYETPPQTYQVAKPSAVVSPDKMNVLYIGVSNPLSVSAPGIAVEKLKVSMSNGSLSGSKGHYEARVTSIGTTKVSISAEVAPGKTQLLGSTEFRIKRIPDPKAQFAGKSGGSTSAVNLRSQDRLFAKLENFEFDAKFTIRSFKMIVAKPHQDGVVSSSSSGELSGTQRAALATITPGTTIYFDDITAVGPDGAQRGLDPIIFKAQ from the coding sequence ATGGCTGGAGGTAAACAAACCCCAAGGCAGCGGATGATCAACATATTATACCTGGTATTACTGGGTTTAATAGCACTCAACGTGCCTGATAGCTTGCTCGATGCATTTAAAAAAATAGGCGATAGCCTTGCCACGTCCACATCAAATGTGCAGAGTGGTATTAACAATACTTATTCGGCTTTTGAGAAAACTCACCTAAAAGATGAGCCCGTTAAAGCGCAGCCTCTGTACAACAAATCAAAGGAAGCAAGCGAACTGGCCAGCAAGCTGAACACAAAAATTGAGGAACTTAAGAAAACCTTGATTGAAAAAAGCGGTGGTATGGATGAGAATACCGGTGATTACCGCGGCCGTGATAATATGGACGTAACACCCCATATCATGATTGATCAGAAAAAGGCAACAGAGCTTCGTAAGGATATCAATGATACCCGCGAAAAGCTGATTGCTTTATTAGATCCTAAAGATCGTAACGGTATTAACGTATCATTAACTGCCGAAGATCCGATTCCTGCAAAGAATGCGGAGAAGAAAAGCTGGGAACAGGCTTACTTTGGCGAAGGTATCCCAATGGGAGCTGCCATGACCTCTTTGATCAAAATACAATCCGACGCGAAAAATGCAGAGTCTGAAGTAATCAAAAAGATCCTGAGCAAATTTGATCAGGCAGTTGTTAACCTGGATAAATTTGCAGCTGTGGCTGTAGCGCCGAGCAGCTATGTTGTAGTTGGTCAGCCTTATACAGCGCAGGTATTTTTAACCGCTTCTGATTCACATTCAAACCCGGATATATCTGTAAACGGAAGTAAATTGCCTACTAAAGAAGGTCAGGGTACTTACGTTGGAGGTAGCGGTAAAGAAGGCGTTTATACCTGGAAGGGTGTAATTCGTGTTAAACAGACTGACGGAACCATGAAGACCTACGAAACTCCACCTCAAACTTACCAGGTAGCCAAACCGTCAGCGGTTGTGTCTCCTGATAAAATGAATGTGTTGTATATCGGGGTATCCAATCCCTTATCAGTATCGGCGCCAGGTATTGCTGTTGAAAAGCTGAAAGTATCGATGTCGAATGGATCATTGAGCGGATCGAAAGGTCACTATGAAGCAAGAGTAACTTCTATCGGAACCACCAAAGTATCTATCAGTGCTGAGGTTGCTCCTGGTAAAACTCAGCTTTTGGGTTCAACAGAATTCCGTATCAAACGTATTCCGGATCCTAAAGCACAGTTTGCAGGTAAAAGCGGTGGCTCTACCAGTGCTGTTAACCTTAGGTCGCAGGACAGGTTGTTTGCAAAACTCGAAAATTTTGAGTTTGATGCTAAGTTTACGATCAGAAGCTTTAAAATGATTGTGGCTAAACCGCACCAGGATGGTGTTGTTTCTTCGAGTTCAAGTGGCGAACTGTCTGGTACGCAGCGCGCGGCCCTGGCAACCATCACTCCTGGTACAACCATCTACTTTGATGATATCACAGCTGTTGGCCCTGATGGTGCTCAACGTGGTTTAGATCCTATCATATTTAAGGCTCAATAA
- the porN gene encoding type IX secretion system ring subunit PorN/GldN: MKKGLLLILFLSVISVTYAQKKKARTRSKKATTTAAVNNNAPNSNTTIAVTQTALVDTNKKPVVAPVLDRPLDGYYKKTNTLSAQPVAYATLRQADVIFAKRIWREIDLREKMNQYMASPKARLIDVLVDAIQADELRAFDASPSKGFPNGDEFAIPLTSKQAMAKLADSVLVDKLDKDGNKISSEMRMGEFNPDSIVKFRIKEDWIFDKERSVFEPRIIGIAPLIQIKIGAETLDYQPAFWIYFPEARPILAAKEVSMRNNDATNLSYDQVFLKRIFSSYITKESNEKDERIKDYAQGIDKLYESERIKKSLMDWELNLWQY; the protein is encoded by the coding sequence ATGAAAAAGGGACTATTGCTTATACTGTTTTTGAGTGTTATAAGTGTAACTTACGCTCAAAAAAAGAAAGCCAGAACACGATCTAAAAAAGCAACAACAACGGCGGCAGTGAACAACAATGCGCCAAATAGCAATACAACTATTGCTGTTACACAAACCGCTTTGGTTGACACCAATAAAAAGCCTGTAGTTGCGCCAGTTTTGGATCGCCCTTTGGACGGCTATTATAAAAAGACGAATACCTTAAGTGCTCAGCCGGTTGCTTATGCAACGTTGCGCCAGGCAGATGTGATTTTTGCCAAGCGGATTTGGCGTGAAATTGATTTGCGCGAGAAAATGAACCAATACATGGCATCGCCCAAAGCCAGGTTAATAGATGTTTTGGTAGATGCAATACAGGCCGACGAGTTGAGGGCTTTTGATGCCTCGCCAAGTAAAGGCTTTCCTAACGGCGATGAATTTGCAATTCCATTAACATCAAAGCAGGCCATGGCCAAACTGGCCGATAGCGTTTTAGTTGATAAGTTAGATAAGGATGGGAATAAAATTAGCTCTGAAATGAGGATGGGCGAGTTTAATCCTGATAGTATCGTTAAGTTCAGGATTAAGGAAGACTGGATCTTTGATAAAGAGCGATCTGTTTTTGAGCCCAGAATTATCGGTATAGCCCCGTTGATCCAAATTAAAATAGGAGCGGAGACACTCGACTATCAACCGGCTTTCTGGATTTATTTCCCTGAAGCCCGGCCTATACTGGCAGCTAAAGAAGTATCTATGCGCAACAACGACGCGACTAATTTAAGTTACGACCAGGTGTTCCTGAAAAGGATATTCAGTAGTTATATTACCAAAGAATCCAACGAAAAAGATGAGCGGATTAAAGATTATGCCCAAGGCATTGATAAACTTTATGAATCAGAACGCATCAAAAAATCGTTAATGGATTGGGAACTTAACTTATGGCAATACTAA
- a CDS encoding FtsX-like permease family protein translates to MNTSVYIARRYLFSRKSTHAINIISGISMLGVFIGSAALIVILSVFNGFEKVILALYNNFSPELKIEPVRGKTFDPNTPYFNTLHKNAALFSFAEVLEEKALVRYGDRQVISTVKGVSTEFLNNRGLDSTIISGSFTLELHKQAAAVIGTIVQSSLSVNIKDELTPLQIYSPRRGLVNSVNPMDEFIQKNIYPSGVFSIQQDFDDIVVTPLSFTRELLDEPNEVSSIELNFKDGTDLDKVQNEIKTKIGNAFTVKDRYEQNTSLYRILNSEKWAVFSILTFVLIIAIFNIVGSLTMLVMDKRKDIAILSSLGASRGLIKRIFFAEGMMISLIGCLAGVVIGLVFCLLQLHYGWVKMGSQSSVIDAYPIAINFTDFILVFLTVSVIALISSGISARVSVQGLDEIKQDL, encoded by the coding sequence TTGAATACATCAGTATATATAGCCCGGCGCTATCTTTTTTCAAGAAAGAGCACGCATGCTATTAACATTATTTCGGGCATATCGATGCTGGGTGTTTTTATTGGAAGCGCGGCGTTAATCGTCATTTTATCGGTATTTAATGGCTTTGAAAAGGTAATCCTGGCTCTTTATAACAACTTTAGCCCGGAGCTGAAAATTGAACCGGTACGGGGCAAAACCTTCGACCCTAATACGCCTTATTTTAATACCCTGCACAAAAATGCGGCCTTGTTTTCATTTGCCGAGGTTTTGGAAGAAAAAGCTTTGGTAAGATATGGGGACCGGCAGGTAATCAGTACCGTTAAGGGTGTAAGTACCGAATTTTTAAATAACCGGGGCCTTGATAGCACAATAATATCCGGATCTTTTACCCTGGAGTTGCATAAGCAAGCCGCGGCAGTCATCGGAACCATAGTACAGTCCAGTTTATCGGTCAATATCAAAGATGAGCTAACGCCGCTGCAAATCTATTCGCCGCGACGTGGCTTAGTGAATTCGGTTAACCCAATGGATGAGTTTATCCAGAAAAATATTTATCCATCGGGCGTATTCTCCATTCAACAGGACTTTGACGACATTGTGGTAACTCCGCTATCCTTTACCAGAGAACTGCTTGACGAACCGAATGAAGTATCTTCTATCGAACTGAATTTTAAGGATGGTACCGACCTTGATAAGGTACAGAATGAAATAAAGACTAAGATAGGCAATGCCTTTACCGTGAAAGACCGCTACGAGCAAAACACCTCCTTGTATCGAATCTTAAATTCGGAAAAGTGGGCGGTATTCAGTATCCTTACTTTCGTGCTGATTATAGCCATATTTAATATTGTTGGCTCTCTTACGATGCTGGTAATGGATAAACGGAAGGATATTGCTATCCTAAGCAGCCTTGGTGCAAGCAGAGGCTTAATAAAGCGTATATTTTTTGCCGAGGGCATGATGATATCACTGATAGGCTGCTTAGCCGGGGTTGTGATAGGTTTAGTGTTTTGCCTGCTTCAACTGCATTATGGCTGGGTAAAAATGGGCAGCCAAAGTAGCGTGATCGACGCTTACCCTATAGCCATCAACTTTACCGACTTTATACTGGTTTTTTTAACGGTCAGCGTTATCGCACTCATATCATCGGGAATAAGTGCAAGAGTTAGTGTGCAAGGATTGGACGAAATCAAACAGGATTTGTAA
- a CDS encoding MBL fold metallo-hydrolase: MLQIQAFPNNPYQENTYIVFDESGDCAIVDPGMYTASEQNIVVNFIKQHNLKPVLSLNTHCHIDHVFGNKFIFEQYGLKPQFHEGEVPVLVAVPSYAPQMGFRYDVSPMPDTFLPETGTITLGKGTLELIFAPGHSPAHLCFYAREENFLVGGDVLFRGSIGRTDLPGGDFKTLIDNIEQKLFTLPDDCIVYPGHGEETTIGFEKEHNPFFI; this comes from the coding sequence ATGTTACAGATACAAGCATTTCCTAATAATCCATACCAGGAAAATACCTATATCGTTTTTGACGAGAGCGGCGACTGCGCCATTGTTGATCCGGGTATGTATACTGCCTCAGAGCAGAACATAGTGGTTAATTTTATTAAGCAGCATAATTTAAAACCAGTTTTATCACTCAACACACATTGCCACATAGATCATGTTTTTGGCAATAAGTTTATTTTTGAACAATACGGTTTAAAACCTCAATTTCATGAGGGCGAAGTGCCTGTATTGGTTGCGGTGCCATCATATGCCCCTCAGATGGGCTTCAGATACGATGTTTCGCCGATGCCGGACACCTTTTTACCCGAAACGGGGACAATCACATTAGGCAAAGGAACGTTGGAGCTTATTTTTGCACCCGGCCACTCGCCTGCGCACTTATGTTTTTACGCCCGCGAAGAAAACTTTTTGGTGGGTGGCGATGTGCTTTTCAGAGGCAGCATAGGCCGCACTGATTTGCCTGGGGGAGATTTTAAAACCCTGATAGATAATATCGAACAAAAATTGTTTACCCTGCCGGATGATTGTATTGTTTATCCCGGCCACGGTGAAGAAACTACAATCGGCTTTGAAAAGGAGCACAATCCTTTTTTCATTTAA
- the gldD gene encoding gliding motility lipoprotein GldD, with protein MRLAGFLMIIAMLFSACGGNRDYSPKPRGYFRIEFPDKVYQQYDGGCPFTFQYPKYAVVEIDSMRGSKPCWLNVQFPQFKGTLHLSYEDITSKKVFNELVEDAHLFAFKHTIKATSIDEGAIAHPATKVYGIYYTIDGNAASSAQFFLTDSTRHYLRGALYFNTEPRLDSIQPVLTFIKKDMDVMIQGLRWKN; from the coding sequence ATGAGGCTGGCCGGCTTCTTAATGATTATTGCAATGCTGTTTTCAGCATGCGGAGGCAACCGCGATTATTCGCCTAAGCCACGGGGGTATTTCAGGATCGAATTTCCGGATAAGGTTTACCAGCAGTATGATGGTGGTTGCCCTTTCACTTTTCAATACCCTAAATACGCCGTTGTAGAAATCGACAGCATGCGCGGTTCAAAGCCATGCTGGTTAAATGTTCAGTTTCCGCAGTTTAAAGGCACCCTGCATTTAAGCTATGAGGATATTACATCCAAAAAGGTTTTTAATGAACTGGTTGAAGACGCGCACCTTTTTGCCTTTAAACATACCATCAAAGCTACCTCTATCGACGAGGGCGCCATCGCCCATCCGGCTACCAAGGTTTACGGCATCTATTATACCATTGATGGCAACGCGGCATCATCAGCCCAATTTTTTTTAACAGACAGCACCCGACATTACCTGCGCGGCGCACTCTATTTTAACACCGAACCCAGGCTGGATTCCATCCAACCGGTATTAACCTTTATCAAAAAGGATATGGACGTGATGATCCAAGGTTTGCGGTGGAAAAATTAG
- a CDS encoding shikimate dehydrogenase family protein, producing the protein MKQFGLIGYPLSHSFSKKYFEDKFEKEGITDHRYDLFPIEHISALSELLHQTPHLCGLNVTIPHKINVMKQLDWISHDAKEVGAVNCIRISNESPVMAAFNGEVGINGHDFRLEGFNTDIYGFEMSLKPLLTNAHTKALILGNGGAANAVKYVLEQLDISYTVVVRKPAAGAILFDDLTNEHIAEHKLIINTTPVGTSPNVHECPSIPYEFITDEHLLYDLIYNPEQSLFLTKGKENGAAIKNGYEMLVLQAEKSWEIWNSKTKHP; encoded by the coding sequence ATGAAACAATTCGGCCTGATAGGTTACCCTCTTTCTCACTCTTTCTCCAAAAAATACTTCGAAGATAAATTTGAAAAGGAAGGCATTACCGATCATCGGTACGATTTGTTCCCCATCGAACATATATCAGCCCTATCTGAACTGTTACACCAAACACCACATTTGTGCGGGCTCAATGTAACCATCCCCCATAAAATCAATGTGATGAAACAGCTGGACTGGATCAGCCACGATGCTAAGGAGGTAGGTGCGGTAAATTGTATCCGCATTTCAAACGAAAGCCCGGTAATGGCAGCCTTTAATGGTGAAGTGGGCATAAACGGCCATGATTTCAGGTTAGAAGGCTTTAATACCGATATTTATGGTTTCGAGATGTCGTTAAAACCGCTGCTTACTAATGCGCATACTAAAGCGCTGATATTAGGCAACGGCGGTGCCGCTAACGCGGTGAAGTATGTACTGGAACAACTGGATATCAGCTATACAGTAGTGGTACGCAAACCCGCTGCCGGTGCCATTTTGTTCGACGATTTAACAAACGAGCACATTGCCGAACATAAGCTAATTATCAATACCACGCCTGTAGGCACATCCCCCAATGTACACGAATGCCCATCGATCCCTTACGAATTTATAACAGATGAGCACCTGTTGTACGATCTGATCTATAATCCGGAACAAAGCCTGTTTTTAACCAAAGGGAAGGAAAACGGCGCTGCTATTAAAAATGGATACGAGATGCTTGTTCTGCAGGCCGAAAAATCGTGGGAGATATGGAACTCAAAAACCAAACATCCATGA
- a CDS encoding phosphosulfolactate synthase yields MNYHLNDLPERVYKPRNNGLTMVMDKGLSCRQAEDFIEVAGPHSDIIKLGWATSFVTPKLEEKLQIYREANLPVYFGGTLFEAFIVRNQFDDYRRILDQYKMEHCEVSDGSITIEHDIKCEYIRKLSEQVTVISEVGSKDVQKIFAPYKWIKLMNAEIEAGSWKVIAEARESGNVGIYRDSGEVRQGLVDEILTQIPQETIIWEAPQKAQQVWFIKLLGANVNLGNIAPADMIPLETLRLGLRSDTFDHFINL; encoded by the coding sequence ATGAACTACCATCTTAATGACCTTCCTGAACGTGTTTACAAGCCGCGCAACAACGGCTTAACCATGGTGATGGACAAGGGTTTGAGCTGCCGCCAGGCAGAAGATTTTATTGAAGTTGCCGGTCCGCATTCTGATATTATTAAACTGGGCTGGGCCACTTCATTCGTCACGCCTAAACTGGAAGAAAAACTACAGATCTACCGGGAAGCAAACCTGCCTGTTTACTTTGGAGGCACCCTTTTTGAGGCCTTCATCGTGCGTAACCAGTTTGATGATTACCGCCGGATACTTGATCAATACAAAATGGAACATTGCGAAGTTTCGGATGGCTCCATTACCATTGAACATGACATCAAATGCGAGTACATCCGTAAATTAAGCGAGCAGGTTACCGTAATATCCGAAGTTGGCTCCAAAGACGTGCAAAAAATATTTGCTCCCTATAAATGGATCAAACTGATGAATGCCGAAATTGAAGCCGGATCGTGGAAGGTAATAGCGGAAGCCCGTGAAAGTGGCAACGTAGGCATCTACCGCGACTCGGGAGAAGTAAGGCAGGGCTTAGTTGATGAAATACTAACACAAATACCACAGGAAACCATCATCTGGGAAGCTCCCCAAAAAGCACAGCAGGTGTGGTTTATCAAATTATTAGGTGCCAATGTTAACCTGGGCAATATCGCCCCTGCTGATATGATACCGCTTGAAACCTTGCGTTTAGGCTTACGGAGCGACACCTTTGATCATTTTATTAATTTGTGA
- a CDS encoding tetratricopeptide repeat protein, whose product MEEEFEFDFTEDPRFSVERYEEMIRNHDQYFFDAQAFENIIDYYIEKNDPVKAIQVVEYARNQHPFAAVFLIKQAQLFVVTNRIADAFNALDRAQTLEASDADIYIIRGNLYESIDRYPEALENYEKALGMAEETDEILLHIAYVNQNMGDYDNAITYLKLCLKQNMENQDALYELAFCYDVMDNQQESVQFYQQYIDNEPYSYAAWYNLGNAFTKLSLFEKAIDAYDYAILIKDSFASAYFNKGNALVNLEKYAEAIEVYRQTFEYEQPNADTYCAIGECYEKLEQMDEARAFYKKSVKMDPKLADAWFGVGVTLDFEERYFEALHFYKKALDLDIANADYWFAIADAEYKLGHLKEAESAYEKVVELNPLDTDAWLDYSSILYEQKKLDNAIEVIAEAIKNNPDSAELYYRMVAYLFAQGQLNEALNYLEQALTADPDKHYILFDYLPQLQENKVIIDIINRYTQ is encoded by the coding sequence ATGGAAGAAGAATTTGAATTTGATTTTACAGAAGACCCCCGGTTTTCGGTAGAACGATACGAGGAAATGATTCGTAACCACGACCAGTACTTTTTTGATGCACAAGCGTTTGAGAACATCATCGACTACTACATTGAAAAGAACGACCCGGTTAAGGCTATACAGGTGGTAGAATATGCCCGCAACCAGCACCCTTTTGCAGCGGTTTTCCTGATCAAGCAAGCACAGTTATTTGTTGTAACCAACCGGATTGCTGACGCTTTTAACGCGCTCGACAGGGCACAAACCCTCGAAGCGTCTGATGCGGATATCTACATCATCAGGGGTAATCTTTACGAGAGTATCGACCGTTACCCCGAGGCCCTGGAAAATTACGAAAAAGCCCTGGGCATGGCTGAAGAAACCGATGAGATTTTGTTACACATTGCCTACGTTAACCAAAACATGGGCGATTATGATAACGCTATCACCTACCTGAAACTTTGCCTTAAACAGAATATGGAAAACCAGGACGCCTTGTACGAACTGGCTTTTTGTTATGATGTGATGGATAACCAGCAAGAAAGCGTTCAGTTTTATCAGCAATATATTGATAACGAACCATACAGCTATGCCGCCTGGTATAACCTGGGCAATGCCTTTACCAAACTGAGTTTGTTTGAAAAAGCCATTGACGCCTATGATTATGCCATTTTAATTAAGGATAGTTTTGCATCAGCCTACTTTAATAAAGGTAATGCGCTGGTTAACCTTGAAAAATATGCAGAAGCTATAGAGGTATACCGCCAAACGTTTGAGTACGAGCAGCCCAATGCCGATACTTATTGCGCCATAGGCGAGTGCTACGAAAAGCTGGAGCAGATGGACGAAGCACGTGCCTTCTATAAAAAGTCGGTTAAAATGGACCCTAAGCTGGCAGATGCCTGGTTTGGCGTAGGGGTGACACTTGATTTTGAGGAGCGTTATTTTGAAGCTCTTCATTTTTATAAAAAAGCGCTCGACCTGGACATTGCCAATGCCGACTATTGGTTTGCCATTGCCGATGCCGAGTATAAACTTGGCCACTTAAAAGAAGCTGAATCGGCCTACGAAAAAGTAGTTGAGCTTAATCCGCTGGATACCGATGCCTGGCTGGATTATTCCTCTATACTGTACGAACAAAAAAAACTGGATAACGCCATCGAGGTTATAGCCGAAGCCATCAAAAACAATCCCGATTCGGCCGAACTGTATTACAGGATGGTTGCCTACCTGTTTGCCCAGGGCCAGCTTAACGAGGCGCTTAACTACCTGGAGCAGGCTCTAACAGCCGATCCAGATAAGCATTACATCTTGTTTGATTACCTGCCGCAACTACAGGAAAATAAGGTTATTATTGATATCATCAATCGTTACACGCAATAA